In Treponema vincentii, a single window of DNA contains:
- a CDS encoding ATP-binding cassette domain-containing protein, whose product MSDQAVRSEKIIVAENICKSYTYYKKEAGLKGSIKNLFKREKLYKPAVKNLSFQINQGSITGLIGLNGAGKTTTLKMLSGLILPTTGNLSVLQHNPFEKKKEYLQQISMVMGNKSQLWWDLPAIDSFELNKIIYEIEDADYQKTLHIMIEILGVEKQVNVQVRRLSLGERMKMELIAALIHKPKLIFLDEPTIGLDVITQYNIRDFLKHYCSTYHATLILTSHNFNDIVSLCSELILINNGEKIYSDSFINFKNTFLNQKYFILKLKFPTAEKIITMLQQKGVGTAEKTADDTVKISADSTESLDILKNISNEFIEDLSDITIENISMEDVIRKLYKADE is encoded by the coding sequence ATGTCGGATCAGGCAGTTAGAAGCGAAAAAATTATTGTTGCAGAAAATATTTGCAAAAGTTATACGTATTATAAAAAAGAGGCAGGGCTGAAAGGTAGTATTAAAAACTTGTTTAAACGTGAAAAATTATATAAGCCTGCGGTAAAAAATCTTTCTTTTCAAATTAATCAGGGCTCGATAACGGGGTTAATCGGTTTAAACGGCGCGGGAAAAACGACGACCCTTAAAATGCTATCCGGTTTAATACTTCCGACGACAGGAAATCTGAGTGTCTTGCAACATAATCCCTTTGAAAAGAAAAAAGAGTATCTGCAGCAAATTTCGATGGTGATGGGAAACAAGAGTCAACTTTGGTGGGATCTACCTGCCATCGATTCTTTTGAACTTAATAAAATAATTTATGAAATTGAAGATGCCGACTATCAAAAAACGCTGCACATAATGATTGAAATACTCGGTGTAGAAAAACAGGTAAATGTTCAGGTGAGACGGCTGTCGTTGGGCGAACGGATGAAGATGGAATTGATAGCTGCTTTAATTCATAAACCGAAACTCATTTTTCTTGATGAACCTACAATAGGCCTTGATGTCATTACGCAATACAACATACGAGATTTTTTAAAGCACTATTGCAGTACGTATCATGCGACGCTTATATTAACAAGTCATAATTTTAACGATATTGTTTCTCTTTGCAGCGAATTGATTTTGATAAATAACGGAGAAAAGATATACTCGGATTCTTTTATTAATTTTAAAAACACCTTTCTCAATCAAAAATATTTTATCCTCAAATTAAAATTTCCGACAGCTGAAAAAATAATAACTATGCTTCAACAAAAAGGCGTCGGCACTGCAGAAAAAACAGCTGACGATACGGTAAAAATTTCTGCGGATTCAACTGAAAGTTTAGATATACTAAAAAATATTTCCAATGAGTTTATTGAAGATTTAAGCGATATTACCATTGAAAATATATCAATGGAAGACGTTATCAGAAAATTGTACAAAGCAGACGAGTGA
- a CDS encoding EFR1 family ferrodoxin (N-terminal region resembles flavodoxins. C-terminal ferrodoxin region binds two 4Fe-4S clusters.), producing the protein MNGIYFSGTGNTKYCMEVLTKTTNGKAVSIEAPEALEVLRISNEIALGYPIYFSDIPRIVKTFILEHADMFCGKHVFVIATMGLFSGDGAGIAARLLQKYGAVIIGGLHIRMPDCIADVKLLKKKPDENTALISAAQKKIIQTAECIKHGIYPKNGLSFLHRIVGLFGQRLWFKRHAKKLSERLRVRMERCIGCGICAANCPSKSLYIENNKAVFYPGNCTICYRCINNCPAKAITLIGTDVFEQCRFENYIKEDIL; encoded by the coding sequence ATGAACGGAATTTATTTCAGTGGAACGGGCAATACAAAATATTGCATGGAAGTATTGACAAAAACGACAAATGGCAAAGCTGTCAGTATAGAAGCACCCGAAGCGCTCGAAGTCTTACGCATATCGAATGAAATTGCACTGGGTTACCCCATTTATTTTAGCGATATTCCGCGTATTGTAAAAACATTTATTTTGGAACATGCCGATATGTTTTGCGGAAAGCACGTTTTTGTTATTGCGACAATGGGACTTTTCAGCGGCGATGGAGCGGGCATTGCAGCACGGCTGCTTCAAAAATACGGAGCCGTCATTATAGGTGGTCTACACATACGTATGCCGGACTGTATTGCCGATGTAAAACTATTGAAAAAAAAGCCGGATGAAAATACCGCACTCATATCGGCAGCGCAAAAAAAGATTATACAAACGGCGGAATGTATAAAACACGGAATATACCCAAAAAACGGTTTATCTTTTTTACACAGAATTGTAGGTCTATTTGGACAACGCCTATGGTTTAAACGACATGCAAAAAAACTGAGCGAACGGCTCAGAGTCCGAATGGAGCGCTGCATCGGCTGCGGAATATGCGCGGCAAATTGCCCTTCAAAATCATTATATATCGAAAACAATAAAGCTGTATTTTATCCCGGAAACTGCACAATATGTTACCGGTGCATAAACAACTGTCCTGCAAAGGCGATCACACTTATAGGTACGGATGTATTCGAACAATGCCGTTTTGAAAATTATATAAAGGAAGATATACTATGA
- a CDS encoding ABC transporter permease → MNIYYKIFKISLANQLEYRANFISGFLFSLVPFTVNVLLWLAVTAQSSTIPLEASGIVSYYFLTLITYNITSTTSVFKISDDIRLGSLNQYLIKPYNYALYQLAVDLPYRFVFIVMNALPITVLYFVLHGYFIFMLSVWKIVFFAAFLVTGYLINFLIDFLIALYSFYFSRVSSLYTSIRVLKNISAGIIFPLVLLPKSVFTFLKNLPFAFISHIPVSLLLDDMPIHTALFSLCKAFCWITILSISCRTVWKKGMKVYSAYGG, encoded by the coding sequence ATGAATATCTATTATAAAATTTTTAAGATAAGCTTAGCAAATCAATTGGAATACAGAGCTAATTTTATTTCCGGATTTTTGTTTTCGCTTGTTCCTTTTACCGTTAATGTCTTATTGTGGCTTGCCGTTACTGCTCAGAGCAGCACCATTCCTCTTGAAGCAAGCGGAATAGTGTCGTATTACTTTTTAACGTTAATTACATACAATATTACTTCGACGACTTCCGTATTCAAAATTTCAGATGATATAAGACTCGGTTCTCTCAATCAGTATCTGATAAAACCGTATAACTATGCATTGTATCAACTTGCCGTCGATTTACCGTATCGTTTTGTTTTTATTGTTATGAATGCCCTTCCGATTACGGTTTTATATTTTGTGTTGCACGGATATTTTATATTTATGCTGTCCGTATGGAAGATTGTCTTTTTTGCAGCTTTTTTAGTTACAGGGTATCTTATCAACTTTTTAATTGATTTTTTGATAGCGCTCTATAGTTTTTATTTTTCTCGAGTTTCTTCACTGTATACCTCAATACGGGTACTTAAAAATATTTCCGCCGGTATTATTTTCCCGCTCGTTCTTTTACCAAAATCCGTATTTACCTTTTTAAAAAACCTCCCCTTTGCCTTTATCTCTCATATTCCGGTAAGCCTTTTACTTGATGATATGCCGATACATACTGCTCTCTTTTCTTTATGCAAAGCATTTTGCTGGATAACAATCCTTAGTATATCGTGTAGAACGGTGTGGAAAAAAGGAATGAAAGTCTATTCTGCCTATGGGGGATAG
- a CDS encoding type II toxin-antitoxin system Phd/YefM family antitoxin — MKTIRPVSDLRNNFADISKIVHQTQQPIFLTKNGYGDMVVMSMEAFETMQFESEVYYKLQEAEKQAALTGQRFSSKEVLREFQKIMKE; from the coding sequence ATGAAAACGATACGTCCTGTTTCCGATTTGCGTAATAATTTTGCCGATATTTCAAAAATAGTACACCAGACTCAACAGCCGATATTTCTTACAAAAAACGGGTATGGTGATATGGTGGTTATGAGTATGGAAGCATTTGAAACTATGCAATTCGAAAGTGAAGTATACTATAAATTGCAGGAAGCTGAAAAACAAGCCGCTTTAACAGGGCAACGTTTTTCTTCCAAAGAAGTTCTTAGAGAATTTCAAAAGATAATGAAAGAATAA
- a CDS encoding TetR/AcrR family transcriptional regulator: MCESNLPYHRKDLKNLLIEKGIEIVNTEGLQSFSLRKAAAACKVSHAAPYSHFHNKEELLNAMQLHITKRFSKALETAISENKDTAGLLKNLGIAYVSFFIENPAYFQFLYSKSDIKVDLTLSIPDEENYSPYILYKNNVLSLLKQNKYPKEKQNDILITIWAFIHGLTALATMKNVYYDKNWKEKIIDFMDLLEPSFLK; this comes from the coding sequence ATGTGTGAATCGAATCTGCCGTATCATCGCAAGGATCTAAAAAATCTATTAATTGAAAAGGGTATCGAGATCGTCAATACCGAAGGCTTGCAATCTTTTTCGCTAAGAAAAGCTGCCGCAGCTTGCAAAGTCAGCCATGCTGCTCCCTACAGTCATTTTCACAACAAAGAAGAATTACTTAATGCAATGCAGCTGCATATCACCAAGCGTTTTTCAAAAGCACTCGAAACGGCTATCAGTGAAAATAAAGATACTGCCGGATTGTTAAAAAATCTAGGTATAGCCTATGTTTCTTTTTTTATTGAAAATCCCGCCTATTTTCAGTTTTTATATTCCAAATCCGATATAAAGGTGGATTTAACGTTATCTATACCAGATGAGGAAAATTATAGCCCTTATATTCTGTATAAAAATAACGTTCTGTCATTACTCAAGCAAAATAAATATCCGAAGGAAAAACAAAATGATATTTTAATAACAATATGGGCTTTTATACACGGGCTTACAGCGTTGGCGACAATGAAAAATGTCTACTACGACAAAAACTGGAAAGAAAAAATCATCGATTTTATGGATTTACTTGAACCGTCTTTTTTAAAATAA
- a CDS encoding ABC transporter permease, which produces MKRYLLLLKAYFKGSLMNLLEYKFDFISGGTFELVWLFMYIIFIDTIFIHTNTINGWDKYQMLMLTFQGGLTDSVFTFAIVPGLKRLPEMINTGTLDFILLKPLNPRFNISCHAFDIPQIKNIAINTIGLIYCLIQLNIPITPLKGVMYILLSLNGLFLIYSIMFILMSLAFWFMRMDIVMGIGSELITIGNKPMQIYPKVIQKILTFVIPLFVCFNFPVLFIVKQLSVRAIFYAFILNVLFLLLSNFIFKKGVKRYVGSGS; this is translated from the coding sequence ATGAAAAGATACCTTCTACTATTAAAAGCCTATTTTAAAGGTTCCCTTATGAACCTACTGGAATATAAGTTTGATTTTATAAGCGGCGGCACCTTTGAGCTTGTATGGCTTTTTATGTATATCATTTTTATAGACACGATTTTTATTCATACCAACACGATAAACGGGTGGGATAAATATCAAATGCTGATGTTGACTTTTCAGGGCGGATTGACGGATTCTGTGTTTACTTTTGCGATAGTACCGGGATTAAAAAGACTGCCCGAAATGATCAATACCGGTACCTTGGATTTTATATTATTAAAACCGTTAAATCCGCGCTTTAATATTTCATGCCATGCATTCGACATTCCGCAAATAAAAAACATCGCAATCAACACTATCGGTTTGATATATTGCCTTATACAATTGAATATTCCTATCACACCGTTAAAAGGAGTGATGTATATTCTGCTTTCACTGAATGGCCTTTTTTTAATTTATTCGATTATGTTTATATTGATGAGCCTTGCTTTTTGGTTTATGCGGATGGATATTGTCATGGGGATAGGCTCGGAATTAATTACTATTGGAAATAAACCGATGCAAATATATCCGAAAGTGATTCAAAAAATTCTAACCTTTGTTATTCCCTTGTTTGTTTGCTTTAATTTCCCTGTTTTGTTCATCGTTAAACAATTATCTGTACGCGCTATTTTCTATGCTTTTATCTTAAATGTACTATTTTTGTTATTATCAAATTTTATTTTTAAAAAAGGAGTAAAGCGTTATGTCGGATCAGGCAGTTAG
- a CDS encoding type II toxin-antitoxin system RelE/ParE family toxin: protein MYAIEYLPLALEDLKEIVYYITCNLKNPAAAENLGQEIIKKINLLAKIPYSSRYYRSVKALFHEYRKLLVKNYFVFYWVNEEKRIVTVARIIYARYTKREYGQKNDFD from the coding sequence ATGTATGCTATTGAATATTTACCGTTAGCACTAGAAGATTTAAAAGAAATCGTTTATTATATTACATGTAACTTAAAGAATCCTGCCGCAGCTGAAAATCTTGGACAAGAAATTATTAAAAAAATTAATTTGTTGGCTAAAATTCCTTATTCTTCACGGTATTACAGATCAGTAAAAGCTCTTTTTCATGAATATCGTAAATTACTCGTAAAAAATTATTTTGTCTTTTATTGGGTGAATGAGGAAAAACGTATAGTAACTGTTGCTCGTATTATCTACGCAAGGTATACAAAAAGGGAATACGGACAGAAAAATGATTTTGATTAA
- the efp gene encoding elongation factor P, translated as MIRGGDIAKGTVLLHKGSPYLVVEREFVNPGKGAAFARVKMKNLKDGAVLTQTIKTADTVEDATVDTHKGQYQYEDGESYLFMDTESYDQISVPSDIINDKKYYLREGDEYEILIWEGNPIDVKIPAKMVFEVAESENYVKGDTVSGATKPITTETGLVVRVPLFIKQGEKILVNTESNEYQERINS; from the coding sequence ATGATTAGAGGCGGAGATATTGCAAAAGGCACGGTGTTATTACACAAAGGTAGTCCGTATTTAGTGGTCGAACGGGAATTTGTAAATCCCGGAAAGGGAGCTGCGTTTGCACGTGTTAAGATGAAGAATTTAAAAGATGGAGCTGTTTTAACTCAAACAATAAAAACAGCCGATACGGTAGAAGACGCAACAGTAGATACACACAAAGGACAGTATCAATATGAAGACGGGGAAAGCTACCTCTTTATGGACACCGAAAGCTATGATCAAATTTCAGTTCCTTCAGACATCATAAATGATAAAAAATATTATCTGCGAGAAGGTGATGAATACGAAATCCTTATTTGGGAAGGAAACCCTATCGATGTAAAAATTCCGGCAAAAATGGTGTTTGAAGTTGCAGAAAGCGAAAATTATGTAAAAGGCGATACCGTTTCAGGAGCAACAAAGCCCATCACAACAGAAACAGGTCTTGTAGTTCGTGTTCCGCTCTTTATTAAACAGGGCGAAAAAATATTGGTCAACACTGAATCAAATGAATATCAAGAACGTATCAACTCATAA
- a CDS encoding ABC transporter ATP-binding protein: MNPTIEIKNLSFSYTSTDDQLKNINLNIRPGEVIVLTGPSGSGKSTLTRVINGLIPYFFTGELSGEVKLFGKNMNEIPSWERGKYVGNVFQDPRSQFFANEVAGEIAFGCENYGISHDEIVKRVQGAAETLSITNLLEQKVRYLSYGMRQRVAIASAEAIDPDIYVMDEPSGNLDMGATEDFAAFVRLWKKQGKTILIAEHRLYYLRDIADRFVYMNNGEIISIMTPQEMKELSYEQISEWGLRSMELLRLPISAQIYKETASGPVLKVENLCKHFGTQSVLSNVSFSCAPGEIVAIIGPNAAGKSTLGKLLSGLLQEDAGMIRFAKKPMKKNKRRGLIWYIMQDLDSQLFGESLTDELLIGKKETSALMQRANKLLALLNLDEFSERHPATLSGGQKQRLALAIALLNEAPVIVLDEPTSGLDGRNMHAVSEQLHALAAKGHIILMITHDLECALATCSRALVIRNGTLIDDFQIEEAAKLMAAMRE; encoded by the coding sequence TTGAATCCGACAATTGAAATAAAAAATCTCAGCTTTTCTTATACAAGCACAGATGACCAGTTAAAAAATATCAATCTCAACATAAGACCGGGAGAGGTCATTGTACTTACAGGTCCATCCGGCAGTGGGAAGAGTACGCTAACCCGCGTAATAAATGGTTTGATTCCATATTTTTTTACAGGAGAATTGAGTGGCGAAGTCAAACTTTTCGGAAAAAACATGAATGAAATTCCCTCTTGGGAACGCGGCAAATATGTGGGGAATGTATTTCAAGATCCACGCAGTCAATTCTTTGCCAATGAGGTGGCCGGAGAAATTGCTTTCGGCTGTGAAAATTACGGTATCTCCCATGATGAAATTGTAAAAAGAGTTCAGGGTGCAGCGGAGACGCTGAGTATTACAAACCTGTTAGAACAAAAGGTCAGGTATCTTTCCTACGGTATGCGTCAGCGTGTAGCAATCGCCTCCGCCGAGGCCATTGACCCAGATATTTATGTTATGGACGAACCCTCTGGCAATCTGGACATGGGAGCCACGGAGGATTTTGCTGCATTTGTACGTCTTTGGAAAAAGCAAGGAAAAACGATTCTGATTGCGGAGCACAGACTCTACTATCTTCGTGATATTGCGGATAGGTTTGTCTATATGAATAATGGCGAAATTATCAGCATAATGACTCCGCAGGAAATGAAGGAATTATCCTACGAACAGATTTCGGAGTGGGGGCTTCGCAGTATGGAGCTTTTACGTTTGCCGATTTCTGCACAGATCTATAAAGAAACTGCATCCGGTCCGGTACTGAAAGTGGAGAATCTGTGCAAGCATTTTGGAACTCAATCGGTCTTGTCGAATGTTTCGTTTTCCTGTGCACCGGGAGAGATCGTTGCAATAATCGGTCCAAACGCTGCGGGAAAAAGTACGCTTGGGAAACTGCTGTCCGGACTTTTACAGGAGGATGCAGGTATGATTCGTTTCGCGAAAAAACCGATGAAAAAGAACAAGCGACGCGGACTAATCTGGTATATCATGCAGGATTTGGACAGTCAGCTGTTTGGAGAAAGTCTGACCGATGAGCTTTTGATCGGCAAAAAGGAGACATCCGCTTTGATGCAGCGGGCGAATAAGCTGTTGGCGCTCCTGAATTTAGATGAATTCTCAGAGCGTCACCCGGCTACCCTATCAGGTGGACAAAAACAGCGTCTTGCCTTGGCGATCGCGCTTTTGAATGAAGCTCCGGTGATTGTTTTGGATGAACCTACCAGCGGTCTGGATGGTCGCAATATGCACGCTGTAAGTGAGCAGCTTCACGCACTTGCGGCAAAGGGACACATCATCCTTATGATTACCCACGATCTGGAATGTGCTCTTGCCACTTGTAGCAGGGCTCTGGTGATCCGTAATGGTACTTTAATTGATGATTTTCAAATTGAGGAGGCGGCGAAGCTAATGGCTGCCATGCGGGAATAA
- a CDS encoding ABC transporter ATP-binding protein yields MEKKRKSGAAYLMQLAGKYKLHLFVSALFGIASALCTFLPYVMVYRSILVLLGGEGNALYYGLIATVSILGKFIFSIISGTFSHVGAFNTLYNVRVQISRHIAKINLGFFTDHASGEIKKVIIEDVERIEKFLAHQIPDVTAAICVPIIVFIHLLTINIPMSLSLLVPVILGLIIQGTAMAITGKQMPTYHRLLEKLNTAIMQFINGMPVMKAYNMTAESYRDYASTVDEYNAFWKQCTKSQGYTYGLFVALVESGILFALPLGGMLYFRGTLPKHDYLYFMIMSIVFLSGLLNLLNLAMMFSQIMSGVGRIQDIMELPCTTEGDSTLDRTQPHGVSFENVTFRYDKSDVLKNINLTMPAGSLTAFVGASGAGKTTAAQLIPKFWEVTDGKICIDGKNILDLKNENLMDLVSFVFQETFTLHDSIHENIAIGNKNATRQQVEDAAKAAQIHDFIMSLPNGYQTKLGEDGVKLSGGEKQRICIARAILKDSPIIIFDEATSFADLENEHKIQLALSHLLKGKTTIMIAHRLHTITGADQICVFHEGQLSEKGKHDELLSENGRYADMWKSYTQEVAI; encoded by the coding sequence ATGGAAAAGAAAAGAAAATCCGGCGCTGCTTACCTAATGCAACTGGCCGGGAAATACAAATTACATCTATTTGTATCTGCGTTGTTTGGAATAGCCAGTGCATTATGTACATTTTTGCCTTATGTTATGGTGTACCGAAGTATTCTGGTTTTGCTGGGTGGTGAAGGAAATGCCCTGTACTATGGTCTGATTGCCACAGTATCGATCCTTGGGAAGTTTATTTTCTCCATCATTTCGGGAACATTTTCTCACGTTGGAGCTTTTAATACGCTTTACAATGTTCGCGTGCAAATTAGCCGTCATATTGCGAAGATAAACTTGGGATTCTTTACAGATCATGCTTCGGGAGAAATCAAAAAAGTCATCATTGAGGATGTGGAACGGATTGAAAAATTCTTGGCTCATCAGATTCCGGATGTGACCGCAGCCATCTGCGTGCCGATCATTGTCTTTATTCACCTGCTGACAATCAATATCCCGATGTCCTTATCTCTTCTGGTTCCGGTGATATTGGGGCTCATCATCCAAGGCACGGCTATGGCGATTACCGGCAAGCAAATGCCGACCTATCATCGTCTGTTGGAAAAATTGAACACGGCAATCATGCAGTTTATCAACGGAATGCCTGTTATGAAAGCCTATAATATGACGGCAGAGAGCTATCGTGATTATGCAAGCACCGTAGATGAATACAACGCCTTTTGGAAGCAATGCACCAAGAGTCAGGGCTATACCTATGGACTTTTCGTCGCTCTCGTAGAAAGCGGAATCCTATTTGCACTGCCATTGGGCGGTATGCTCTACTTCCGTGGAACACTACCTAAGCACGATTACCTTTACTTTATGATTATGAGCATAGTATTTCTCTCCGGCTTGCTGAATTTGTTAAACCTCGCCATGATGTTCAGTCAGATCATGAGCGGCGTGGGACGGATACAGGACATCATGGAGTTGCCTTGCACGACCGAGGGAGACAGTACACTAGACCGCACACAGCCTCATGGCGTAAGCTTTGAGAATGTTACTTTCCGCTATGATAAGTCCGACGTGCTAAAAAATATCAACCTCACCATGCCTGCGGGCAGTCTAACCGCTTTTGTGGGAGCTTCCGGAGCAGGAAAAACGACCGCCGCACAGCTGATTCCCAAATTTTGGGAAGTCACCGACGGAAAAATTTGCATCGACGGCAAGAATATTTTGGATCTGAAAAATGAAAATCTGATGGACTTGGTATCCTTCGTCTTTCAGGAAACCTTTACTTTGCACGACAGCATTCATGAGAATATCGCCATAGGAAACAAAAATGCTACTCGCCAACAAGTGGAGGATGCCGCTAAGGCTGCGCAAATCCATGATTTTATTATGAGTCTTCCAAACGGCTACCAAACCAAGCTGGGCGAGGACGGAGTGAAATTATCCGGAGGTGAGAAGCAGCGTATCTGTATTGCACGAGCAATCTTAAAGGATTCGCCCATCATTATCTTTGATGAGGCAACAAGCTTTGCAGATTTGGAAAATGAGCATAAGATCCAGCTTGCCCTGTCACACTTGTTGAAGGGGAAAACAACCATTATGATCGCTCATCGGCTTCATACAATTACCGGGGCGGATCAGATTTGCGTATTCCACGAAGGACAGCTTTCAGAAAAAGGAAAGCATGATGAGCTCCTGTCCGAAAACGGGCGATATGCTGATATGTGGAAAAGCTATACTCAGGAGGTAGCCATATGA
- a CDS encoding ABC transporter ATP-binding protein, with amino-acid sequence MMYIFKMIQQVAGKNSRSLYLPVALSCVDALLHMGMFSTMILTIIELIGGIFTVEKLTLYSIVLGILFLVRAILFSINYTQVQYRGADISAQQRLFLGDHIRSLNLGYFNKNSIGRLMSTLTTDITDFEQILTHSLASLIKVLFFSALTLLFAFMVSWQFGLTATVLILIAFPLMQLSGKMSQKYGGNQRTSINRVISRIVEYINGIKTFRLYNLTGEKFERLDDSFTTLKRDSVKLELAIMPFSVSFGFMTSLILPAALILAPGLYQSGVIDTNRMVALLMIGVSLSSMMATLGSLYPELKYLSKAAENILAARQEEPLSYRDDAVQLKAFDISFSHVDLSYEKNVPVLHDVSFSVKPGTTTALVGPSGSGKTTIISLISRFWDVTKGTITIGGCDIREQSPDTLAENIAIVFQDVYLLHDTIANNIRVGKPNATMKEIVEAAKAAQCHEFISALPDGYDTMVGEGGNTLSGGEKQRISIARALIKNAPVVLLDETTSSLDADNEKEIHKALDALMKDKTVIVIAHRLNTIIGADQILVLDKGRIREQGNHEQLLAQNGWYARMIAEQAKARNWSIE; translated from the coding sequence ATGATGTATATATTCAAAATGATTCAACAGGTCGCCGGCAAAAACAGCAGATCTTTGTATTTACCGGTTGCATTGTCCTGCGTGGACGCTTTGCTTCACATGGGGATGTTCAGCACGATGATATTGACGATTATTGAACTGATCGGCGGCATCTTTACAGTGGAAAAACTGACTTTATACAGCATTGTCCTCGGGATTCTGTTTTTGGTGCGTGCGATCCTCTTTTCTATAAACTATACACAAGTTCAATATCGGGGTGCGGATATTTCGGCACAACAGCGTCTTTTCCTCGGAGACCATATCCGCAGCTTAAATCTCGGATATTTCAACAAGAACAGCATTGGACGACTGATGAGCACATTGACAACCGATATTACGGACTTTGAACAGATCTTAACCCATTCTTTGGCAAGCTTAATTAAAGTGCTGTTTTTCAGTGCTTTGACGCTCTTGTTTGCCTTCATGGTTTCGTGGCAATTCGGATTGACTGCTACCGTGCTGATTCTAATTGCTTTTCCCTTGATGCAGCTCAGCGGAAAAATGTCTCAGAAGTACGGCGGCAATCAGCGCACGAGTATCAACCGAGTGATTTCTCGAATCGTGGAATACATTAACGGGATCAAGACATTTAGGCTCTATAATTTGACCGGAGAAAAATTTGAACGATTGGATGACAGCTTTACCACCTTAAAAAGAGATTCTGTAAAATTGGAGCTTGCGATTATGCCGTTCTCCGTTTCCTTTGGCTTTATGACATCGTTGATTCTTCCTGCCGCATTGATTTTGGCTCCCGGTTTGTATCAATCGGGAGTGATTGACACAAACCGGATGGTCGCTCTTCTGATGATCGGCGTTTCTCTCTCCAGCATGATGGCGACACTGGGCAGTCTGTACCCGGAATTAAAATATTTGAGTAAGGCGGCAGAAAATATCTTGGCGGCTCGTCAGGAGGAGCCCCTATCGTATCGTGACGATGCGGTACAGCTCAAAGCATTTGACATCAGTTTTTCTCATGTAGATCTTTCATACGAGAAAAATGTTCCTGTGCTACATGATGTCTCTTTTTCTGTAAAACCCGGAACGACCACGGCTTTGGTCGGTCCGTCCGGCAGCGGTAAAACCACAATTATCAGTCTGATTTCACGGTTTTGGGATGTGACGAAGGGCACGATTACCATCGGAGGCTGCGATATTCGAGAACAATCGCCGGATACACTCGCTGAGAATATCGCTATTGTCTTTCAGGATGTATATCTTCTACACGATACCATTGCAAACAATATCCGCGTCGGAAAGCCGAACGCTACGATGAAGGAAATTGTCGAAGCGGCAAAGGCGGCACAGTGTCACGAATTTATTTCCGCACTGCCGGACGGCTACGATACGATGGTGGGTGAAGGCGGCAATACACTTTCCGGAGGGGAAAAACAAAGGATTTCCATCGCCCGCGCTTTGATTAAAAATGCACCCGTCGTTTTACTTGACGAAACCACTTCCAGTCTGGATGCGGACAACGAAAAAGAAATTCACAAGGCATTGGACGCGCTGATGAAAGATAAAACGGTAATCGTCATCGCTCACCGTCTGAACACGATTATCGGCGCCGACCAAATCCTTGTGCTGGACAAGGGGAGAATCCGTGAACAGGGAAATCATGAGCAACTGTTAGCACAAAATGGCTGGTATGCTCGCATGATTGCGGAGCAAGCCAAGGCACGAAACTGGAGTATCGAATGA
- a CDS encoding DUF2141 domain-containing protein, which produces MKKIFTIFFCMTFLGLVYSQTTQNETLYDVEIVITDITEDSGTLVISIHNSAESFNKRLPYQTVKLTAYKEKAVYHIQLKSGDYAFCVYHDINNDGKLNTNAIGIPKEPFGFSNYNGKGFPGNFKKHKVFIGDAMTIKIPLVKLN; this is translated from the coding sequence ATGAAAAAAATATTTACTATATTTTTCTGTATGACGTTTCTCGGTTTGGTGTATTCCCAAACAACGCAGAACGAAACGCTTTATGACGTAGAAATCGTCATCACCGATATAACAGAAGATTCGGGAACGTTAGTTATAAGTATTCATAATTCGGCTGAAAGTTTCAACAAACGGCTTCCATATCAAACCGTCAAGCTAACGGCATATAAAGAAAAAGCGGTTTATCACATACAACTAAAAAGCGGTGATTACGCTTTTTGTGTTTACCATGATATCAACAACGATGGAAAATTAAACACAAATGCAATAGGTATACCAAAAGAGCCGTTCGGATTCAGTAATTATAACGGAAAAGGCTTCCCTGGAAATTTCAAAAAACATAAAGTTTTTATAGGAGATGCAATGACAATAAAGATCCCTTTGGTTAAACTGAATTAA